One segment of Carassius auratus strain Wakin chromosome 2, ASM336829v1, whole genome shotgun sequence DNA contains the following:
- the LOC113111101 gene encoding aerolysin-like protein, producing the protein MSYPTNLFKIGGKGGSPFSLTGKNNGSSLEKIGVWVGESQVKAVKVWLSDGRRETFGEPAGPYQEYTFKTDECFTSLSLWGNGAGTRLGAIKFKTSKVGEFLAKMTSWGLKQEYPIDIGSGYCLGVVGRSGADIDCMGFMFLNAVQSTVLTNVKYPTINQLIPQVTVEEIKSVTYRNDSSEKQQETIETSKKVIKTSSWSMSVSFTATFSVGVKAGVPEVVEVSTGFSFTVGTESTYSHEYTDERTETLTTTIDVPPRKKVDVTITIGRDTSDLPYTGTVIITCKNGSVLHYETKGQYKGITYTDIKVNTKESDL; encoded by the coding sequence ATGTCCTACCCAACAAATCTGTTTAAAATTGGTGGTAAAGGAGGTTCACCATTTTCATTGACTGGTAAGAACAATGGTTCCAGTTTAGAGAAGATCGGGGTCTGGGTGGGAGAATCTCAGGTGAAGGCTGTCAAAGTTTGGCTTTCAGATGGCAGAAGGGAAACCTTTGGCGAACCAGCTGGACCGTATCAGGAGTACACATTCAAAACTGATGAGTGTTTCACCTCACTGTCCCTCTGGGGGAATGGAGCAGGAACACGTCTTGGAGCCATCAAATTCAAGACCAGTAAAGTAGGAGAATTTCTTGCAAAAATGACAAGCTGGGGTTTAAAACAAGAATATCCCATAGATATCGGCTCTGGATATTGTTTGGGAGTTGTAGGAAGATCTGGTGCAGATATTGACTGCATGGGATTCATGTTTCTCAACGCAGTTCAATCAACAGTCCTCACTAATGTCAAATATCCCACAATAAACCAACTGATACCACAGGTGACCGTGGAAGAGATCAAATCAGTCACTTACAGAAATGACTCCTCTGAAAAACAACAGGAAACGATTGAAACCTCAAAAAAAGTGATCAAAACATCTTCATGGTCGATGAGTGTCAGCTTTACGGCAACATTTAGTGTGGGAGTGAAGGCAGGGGTTCCAGAGGTTGTAGAAGTTTCTACAGGATTCAGTTTCACCGTTGGAACGGAAAGCACTTACAGCCATGAGTACACTGATGAGAGAACCGAAACTCTGACTACCACTATAGATGTGCCACCAAGAAAGAAGGTGGATGTTACCATCACCATCGGCAGAGACACGTCTGACCTGCCTTACACTGGCACAGTGATCATCACTTGCAAAAACGGCAGTGTGTTACATTATGAAACCAAGGGCCAATACAAAGGCATCACTTACACTGATATCAAAGTGAACACTAAAGAATCTGATCTTTAA